In Pseudodesulfovibrio sp. JC047, the genomic window TCGAGTGAAAAGGCGATGTTTTCCACTACTTTTTGGACGTTATACAGGGTTGCGTCGATGCTGCCCGCTGTTTCTCGAGCCAGAAGACGGGAGTTTTCCCGGGTCTGGCGCAGGATGATGTCGCTGGAATAATAGGCGTTGTATCCAACAATGGCTCCTACGATGATAAAAGCGCAAGACAAGATGAAAAAGGTGAGTTTGAATGTGATGGGCCACCGCTTCATCGGGCTGCTCCCTTGTAAAATTCAGTGAATGTTGGTGCGTTCTTGAGAAACCCTGTCTCCAGCAGGACCTGGCAGACGCGTTTGAAATCTTCTTCCCGAAGAACGCCGAGCGGGGTGGTTGTGTCAGCTATGATGATGTCTTCCATACGTTTTAACATCCAACGTTGGTGCGGCCGGTTGGCCGGGACTTTGGCGGCCTGCATGTGTCGTAAAATGATATCCAGAGTTTCGTCTGTGTGGGCAAAGGCGTATTGCCACCCTCTGATGGTGGCCTTGACCAGTTTGCGGCAGAGCTCCGGGTGGTGTGTTGCGGTTTCTTCCAGACAATAGATGCCGTCCTCCGGAAAGTTGAGTCCGATTTCACTGAAGAAAAGCGGTTGTAGATCCTCGGTGTCCAGCCCATAGGACAAGAGTGTGTGATATTCGTTATACCACATGCCTGATGCCGCTTGCACACCGTCTCTGAGGAAAAGGTCCAGCGACGAAGACTGGGGGATGACGGTGACATCAAGGCCCATTTGGTGAAAAAGCGCGCGGGCTTGAATCTGGAATTCATTATTCCACAACCCGACTCGCTTGCCATCCAGGTCCGAGAAAGCGCGTATTCCCGAAGAGGTTTTGGCAATGAGCAGGAGTGCGGACTGTTGAACGAATTGACCAATGTTTACGACGGGGAGCGTTGTTCGTCGTTGCAGTCCTGTTGTGAGAAACAAGGTGGCGAATTCCGCGTTGCCAGTCGCCAGTTGTTCGCTGGCCAGTACATCGGGACCACCCGGGAGTAGCGTGAGATCAATCCCTTCGGCCGCATAGAATCCTTTTTCCTTGGCAACAATATATCCGGCAAACTGGGCTTGTGGCACCCATTGCAACGCCAGCCGAACCGAGTCCATTGAGTGGGCCTGTGTCGGTACCAATACACCGATAATGACCAGGGCAAGGAGTGCCCGGTGACTCTGGTTCCACCAGACTTTCCATGGTTTTTTTTGCAATAAAGGCATTGATTTCCTTCGTCCAAGTGACGGTTGGCACGCCTTTTGGGTCTGACGTGGCTGTCTCAGGTGAGAATGTTCATCGGTACAGGGGAGAGCTTTCCGCCGCATCAGGTGTGATCCGGTTCCGTGTTCTTGTGGGAAAAGGCCGTGTCGGTCATGTGTCGAATGGTGTTGAAAAGTGTGCTTTTCTTGACGGGTTTGGGGATGTGTATATCGGCTCCCGCCTTGAGACACCGTTTGGCGTCTTCATCCAGTGCATGGGCTGTCATCGCCGCTATCGGTGTCCGTGCGAGATCGTGTGTTGCCTCCCATGAACGGATGGCCTGTATCGCAGAGTAGCCGTCCATGAGTGGCATTTGAATGTCCATGAGAATCAGGTCCCAGCCGCCCTGTTTGAAGACCTCGACACCTTCGAGACCGTTTTCGATAACGGTGAGGGAGCACGGAGTCCCCTTAAGATAGGTTTGAATGACAAATGCGTTGTATTTGGAATCTTCCATCATCAGGATGGACGCTTTGGGCAGCGGTTTTTCCTCTTTTGAAACACGGCCTTCGCCGGATGGAGTTTTCGTGTTGGTATCCGCGTTGAAACTGGCTGTGAAATGGAATGTACTGCCGCGTCCCGGCGTGCTTTCCGCCCAGATACGACCATTCATGAGTTGGGTGAGTTGTTTGCTGATCGCCAGTCCCAGTCCGGTGCCGCCGAATTCCCGGGTGGTGGAGCTGTCGGCCTGGGTGAATGAATCGAAAATTGTAGAGAGTTTGTCGCCGGATATCCCCACACCCGTGTCTGTGATGGAAAATTGAATGGTAATTTTCCCGGCCGGTCCTGGTGTCGGCTGAACCGTCATGTCCACAGAACCGGAGTCGGTGAATTTGACGGCATTGCCCAGCAGGTTGAGGAGTATTTGTTGCAGTCGGGTCGGGTCACCCTGAAGGCGGTCCGGAATCTGCGAGGAGACCGAATAGGTCAGCTCCAACCCCTTTTGATCGCTTTTTGTCTCGATGATGGTGCAGATTTTTTCGGTGAGTTTTTTCAGGGAAAACCAGGTTGATTCAAGTGTGAGGTGCCCGGCTTCGATTTTTGACAGGTCCAGAATGTCATCCAGAATTTCCAGCAGACTTTCTCCGGCTGTGCGAAAGACACTGACGTACTTAGCTTGCGCTTTTGAAAGGTCTGTTTCCCAGAGAATGTCGGCCATGCCGAGAATGGCATTCATTGGAGTGCGGATCTCATGGCTCATGCTCGCCAGAAAATTGCTTTTTGCCTTATTTGCCACTTCTGCGGCCTTTTTGGATGTGCTGAGTTCTTGAAGGGCGGTGTTGAGGGATTGGTTTTTGGCCTCCAGTTCCTCGGTCCGTTCCTTGACCGTCATTTCAAGTATGTTCTGATGGTTCTGGAGTTTGGAGTTGGCCTCTTGAAGGTCATCAATGAGATGGCGGACGGATTCTCGCATGTCGTCAATGGCTCGGGCAAGGTTGCCAAGTTCGTTGGGGGCAGAAGTGTCGATGGCGGCATCGAGATTCCCGTCTGCGATGAAGGAGGCCGACGTTTCAAGTTGTTTGAGTGGGGCAAAGAACTTTTTTCGGGTAAATAGAAAGGCCGACAAGGATATCGCTGCGATAAGCAGGACGGCGAGAATTAAGGTTGCAACGGCGTACAGGCCGATTTCTTCATGAAATTTTTCCGTGGTGATCGCTACCCTGAAGGTTCCGATCCAGTCACCGTATTTTTTGATTTCAACGGATTTGGTCAGGAAATGGCGATTGTTTTGAAAAAAGGAGTATGGCTTGTCCGCATAGTGTGGGCGAACTTTGACGGCCATGACTTCCCGGCCGGTCACGACTTCCGCGAATACGACTGCTTCATCCTGAAAAACCGCGTCAATGAAATCTTTGGCAGAGGCGTGGTCCACCTGCCACACGGCGGAAGCCAGACTGATTCTGGCTAAGTGTGAAAGGTTGTCGGTGTGTTCACCAAGATGCAATTTGAGACGGTAGGCATTGAAACCGATGATCGCCGCAGAAAAACACAGCACAATAATACCGATCAATCCCATTTGCAGGAGAGCGGATCGACGGCTGAGAGAATATGCTTTGGTCAACGTGCGTGTGTCCGGGGTCATCTATCAGTCTCTTTTTATGTGTTCACATCACGGAATCCATATGATGTTCACGATATTTTCGCAAGATGACAGATCGATTTATGTGGAGACTCGTTGAGAAAACGCGAATCGTATCGTGTCGACGGCGTGTTGATATTGGGAAAGCCCTTGTTGGTCGTTTGGGTTGGGACAGTTGAGGGTGCGGTCTGCGTGTTGTCTCAGGTCTTCAGAAGGAACAGGTGTAGGGGACGGATAGCAGACAAAAAAAGGCCGGACAGCGTGTCCAGCCCTGGAAAAATTGAAAATATGGATCACGCGGTGCAGCTGTCCAGATTATACCCCATTTCAACGGCCATGTATTTGAGTGGTCGAACGTCATGCGTGACCTTCATGATATCCAATAACGTTTCTGCCCCGAGTTTTGCACTCACGTCAAAGGGATTGATTTCACGCATGAGCGTGGAGTAAGGCTTGTTGATTTTTTGCGCCACGACCTTGGCTTGAATGCCACTGTCGAGAATGCAATCCTGCACGACTTTGGTCACATTTTTTTCGAACATAGATCCCTCCCACATGTTTGTATGTCGTTTACGTTCTCCCCTAGTGGAATACATGTAGCAACAGCCGTGCCATGCAAATATATTTCACATTATATCATAAAATTTCTATGGGTTAGAGTAATTATTCCTGCTTGGCCGACGGTAAGAAGTGTGTCGCACGAGTGGCACTTTTGCGACATATGCGACATTTAGCAGCAAAAACTGTCGCAATGCGACGTTTTCGGGTGTGAATCGTGCACAAAAAAAGGGAGTCGCCAAGGCGACTCCCTGAATTCCCCGGTTAAACCGAGGGTCCGAAACGTATCTATCAGGCTTTCAGGTGTGGGTTGCGGTCCATTCCGATGCCCATAGGAGGTGATTCGTTCGGGACTAAGAATTATGTATGTGCTTCCGTTCTTTCGTCCAGGTTCGCATGGGAATCATATCCTGAAGCCAATTTCGGCTTTCAGTCATGTTCTTTATGCGTTTGGTCGATGCGAGTTTGGAAAGCATGTATTTTCTCCGTAAAAAATGTCAGTTGCCTCCATGTCAGATGCGGGGGCGTGTCGTGCTGCCGAGTTGCTTTATTGGTTGTCCGATTTCGGATTGTATTTGAGACTGCGCATGACGTGTTTGATTGTTTCAGTAAAAATGTTGCCGGATTCATACGGGGTCAGCAGACTGGTCCGAACTGAGCCAACAATGTTTCCGTAAATAATCAATGCGGTTTCTTCGAGGGGGAGGTTCCGGATTGAACCGTCGGCGATCCCCAGAGACACGCACCGTTTGAGTTCGTCAATGAAGACGCTGAATTTTTCCGCCACTTTTTCGGCATCGAGTCCGGTTTCCATGTGGCTGAACGGGGAACACCGCAGCAGGATGGAAAAACGGTTTCTGTGCTCTTCGGTAAAATCGAAATAGGCAGTCATGTACCGGCTAATCGCTTCAAGGCCATTGGTCTCATGGGCGGTTGCTTCGGCCAGTTGCACAATCAGTCTGTCTGCCATGTCAAATCCAGCGGCCAGGAATAAATCCTGTTTGCTGCCGAAATAATGAGAAACCAGTCCGAAAGAGACATCGGCCCGATTGGCAACGTCTTTGACGGTTGCTCCGCTGAATCCTTTTTGTGCAAAGGCTTCCTGGGCGGCTTTGAGTATGGCTTCTTTTTTTGACATGTGGTTTTCTCTGTATCGATTGATTGTGCAATCAGTGTCTGAAAGAGATATAGATTGATTGTGCAATCAAAGTCAAGCAGATTCGGATATATCAGTGCATGATTTTATGAAATCAGATGGGTTTTAGTGGAACAAAAAAAGATAAGAATCTGAAATTGCTCATAAAAAAGCCCCAGGATCGGGGCTTTATTTTTTTTGAGCCGAGGTTTTGACCATCGGCGTAAAGGAAACGATGGTTCCTTATTTTTTCATCTGTTTTTGAATTTTGGCCCAAGAATCGCGGAGGGTTGCGGTTCGGTTGAAGACCAATTTTTCGCCCGGCTTGTGGTCTTTTGAGTCCGCGCAGAAATAGCCGGTCCGTTCGAACTGGAAGTTGGTGCCCGGTGCCATGGTGGCGAGGGCTGGTTCGACATAGCATTCTGTCAGGATTTCCTGAGAATTGGGATCGATATAATCCACGAAGGTCTTGCCTTCTTCCGGTGCATTGGGATTGTCGATACTGAACAGGTTGGTGTAATTGCGGACTTCCGCCTTGATTCCCTTGGTTGCGGAGACCCAGTGCATGGTGCCTTTGACCTTGCGTCCACCTTCGAGCCAGCCGCCCTTGGTTTCGGGGTCATAGGTTGCACGGATTTCGGTAATGGTACCGTTTTCGTCTGTGTCGTAGCCAGTACACAAAACATAATATGCGCCACGCAGCCGGACTTCTCTGTCCGGTCCCATGCGGAAGAATTTTTTCGGCGGATTTTCCATGAAGTCCGCGCGTTCGATCCAGAGTTCCTTGGTGAAAGGAACGGTGCGGGTGCCGTAGGATTCATATTCGGGGTGCAGGGCCATTTCGAATTCGTCCACCTGATCGTCCGGGTAATTTTCGATAACCAGTTTGACTGGATCAACAACGCCCATGTACCGCGCTGCCCGATCGTTCAAGTCCTGGCGCACGCAGTGTTCAAGCAGGGCATATTCCACGGTGGAGGCGGCCTTTGCCACGCCAATACGGTCGCAGAAGTCACGAATGGATTCCGGGGTGAAGCCACGGCGGCGAAAACCGGAAATGGTCGGCATCCGGGGGTCATCCCAGCCCGAAACATGTCCTTCCTGCACGAGCTGAATCAGCTTGCGTTTGGACAGGACCGTGCCGGTGATGTTCAGTCGGGCGAATTCATACTGCCAGGGGCGTTGGTTGAATCCGGGCAGGGCGGCCAATTCTTCATAGATGGTTGCGTTTTCACCGAAGAGTTCGGGCTGTTTCAGTCCTTTCATGAGGGTGTTGACGCACCAGTCGTAGACAGGACGGTTGTTTTCGAATTCCATGGTGCAGATCGAATGGGTGATGCCTTCCATGGCATCGGACAGCCCATGGGTGAAATCGTACATGGGATAGATGCACCATGTATCGCCAGTGCGGTGATGGGTCGCGTGTTTGATGCGATACAGGGCCGGGTCACGAAGCATCAGGTTGGGGGCTGTCATGTCGATCTTGCCACGCAGGATACATTCGCCGTCAGCCATTTCTCCGGCTTTCATGGCGCGGAAGAGGGAGAGGTTTTCGTCCACAGTCCGATCACGGTAGGGCGAATTGATACCGGGTTCTTTGAGCGTGCCACGGTTTTCGCGGATTTTGTCCGCAGACTGATGGTCCACATATGCCATGCCCATTTTGATGAAAAGTTCGGCGATGAAATACAGGCGTTCAAAGTAATTTGAAGCAAAGGGATTGGCATCCCACTCAAAGCCGAGCCACTCCACATCTTGACGAATGGAGTCCACGTATTCCATCTCTTCCTTCACTGGATTGGTGTCATCGAAACGGAGGTTGCATTTGCCGCCGTATTCGCGTGCCAGTCCAAAGTTCAGGCAGATGGATTTGGCATGTCCTATGTGCAGATAGCCGTTGGGTTCTGGGGGAAACCGCGTATGGACCCGCTGGCCGTATTTGTCGGTTTCGTTGTCCTTGTCGATGATCTGACGAATGAAGTCTTTGCCTTTTTCCGGGGCATCGGGCTTAGTGCTCATGAAAAATCCTCGTTGTATAGCGTGATCCGTAATCGGAATATATATCGTATGCTGAACGGAATTGTCAGTAATTATCCTGACGGATTCTGGAAATACGGGAAATCGTCAGGGTGGTCAACGCTCCGGCGTGGGGTGGATTTTACCGTATTATTGATCGGGCGTGGCCGGTTGGTGCAGCCTTTCGAAAAATGTGTCGATAATTCGATCGAATGCACCGGATTCCTTGAGGAGTCTGTTCGCTTTCAATAATTGCGGCAGGCATTGGACCAATGAAGATTTTTTGGACAAGGCGAAGTAAACCGGGATGACACTGTCATATCTGAATGTCGCTTTTTTCACTTTGTCGGCGATGTGCAATTCCGCGATCAGATAGTCTCCAATACTTTCGGTGACGATAATCGTATTGATTCGACCTGAAATAAGTTTTTTGAAATTTAATGCGTTGTTGTGAATTGGCTGTTTGTTCAATGACGTGTCCGAATCGAACTGTTCGAAATATTGTGCACCTCGCTGCGTGCCGATGGAACGATGTGACAGGTCAGTATAGTGGATGATATCTGGTGTGTTGTTGCGGAGATAAAAAACCTTGGCGGATCGTGTCTTGTACGGCGGTTCAAGAAAAATCATGGTGTTTTCTCGATCCTGCCGTTTGAGGATGCCGCTAATGATATCAGCGTCACCGGTTTCGATCATGGCAACACCTCGTATCCAGGGGCATGGGACAAAGCGGGGGGTGTATCCGATTTCCTGTAACAAGGCGGTCACGAGTCGGATGTCTATCCCGTCAATGGATGTGCCATCCACGATCTTTCAGGGTGGATAATGGTCGGCCACAACCACAGCCTCCCTCGGATCGGTGGCAGGCTCTTCGGCCAGACACACCGAGGGGGGACACAGAAGCATGAAGCCGATGAGGACGCACCAGATACACTGTTTCATGGTGAATAGTACCTGAAAAAAATATTTGTTGTAAAGGGTGCGTGTTCGTGTGCAAAAACGCATTTCAACGATGTTTAAAAATGTTTCGATACGATCAGGGCTTCATGGTTGTCATGATATCGCGTACGTCATGTCATATTTAAGGAGAGTATATGTCATTATTTTCAATAGATTCGAAGAAGTGTCTCAAGGATGGAGCGTGTGCTGCGGACTGCCCGGTGGGGTGTCTTGTTTTTGAAGCCGGGAAAATCCCGGTCCCGCATGAAAAAAAACAGGCGTATTGTCTGCAATGTGGGCATTGCGTGGCCGTGTGTCCTTCTGGGGCAATTACGTTGAATGCGTTGCCTGAACCGGGTGTGCGCAAGGAGACGGCCTTGCGGGTATCGAATGCCCAGGGTGAGCAGTTCTTGCGGTCACGCCGGTCGGTGCGTACATTTCGTGACAAACCGATACCGCGTGAAACGCTGGCGTCCCTGCTGCAAACCGCTGAATATGCGCCGTCCGGGCACAATGCCAGAAAGACCCGGTGGGCCGTGGCTGATTCTTCCGAAGCGGTGAACCGTGTGGCGAATATCGTGGTGCAGTGGATGCGTCGGGAAGCCGAACAGGAGACTGATTTGGCACGCTCGCTTCACTTGCCCGGTATTGTTCGGGTGTGGGATTCGGGGCGGGATCTGGTGTGTCGAAATGCACCGGCTCTGGCCGTGGCCTTTGGACCGAAAAAAGGCATTACCCCGCGTGAAGATGGGGTGCTTGCGGTTTCCTATCTGGATTTGGCGGCAACGGCTGCCGGGCTTGGCGGATGCTGGTGCGGATATGTGACGACCGCAGCCATGCACGATCCCGAATTGCGAGCCATGTTTGGGGTGTCGGACGATCAAATGGTGTACGGTTCGATTCTGCTGGGCTGGCCGGTCAGGGCATATCCGGCAGTGCCGCCCCGTGCCGAGCCAGGGGTGCGGTGGTTGTAATTCTGGAGTATGGATATGACGTTTCGGCTGCTCTCGTCTGAACGGGCGGAGCGGCTTTTTGTCCCGGACAAGGCACTGCGTCCCTGTCCGGGGCGGGATAGTGTGTGAAATGATTTGGTTCAGCCAATGGCCCTCAATGGATTTCAGGGAGGAGAACGGTGCAGACGCATTTTGCTTTCGGATCTGTGCAGGTGTCGATCAATTATGACGCGATCACCGCGTTGTTGACCCGGGCGGACAGCCAAGGTCGAGCAACACTTTTCGAATTTGAAGTCTATGATTTGCTGAGGGAATCGGGAGCGGAAACGCCGCCGACCTGCATGCTGTTGGAGCGGGGAACACGGCCTGATGACGCGGTTTTGTCGAGTTTTCCCGGAGATTCGGTCGTGCTCAAGATTGTTTCGCCGACCATTGTCCACAAGTCGGATGTTGGCGGTGTGCGGGTGGCACGCAATACCCCTGACGCCATTCGATCGGCCTGGCGACGGATGCTCTACGATGTCCCGGAAAACTACGCGGCTTTTCTGGAAAAAAATCCCGAAGCTGCACCACTTCCCTATCAAGACCTTGACGGTGACGCTCTCAAGGAGGCCATTGCCCGGGATATTCGTGGGGTGTTGCTCGTGGAGTTCATGGAGCCGGATTCAAAGGAGTTCGGCAATGAACTGATTGTCGGCATCAGAAAGACCCGTGAGTTTGGCATGGTCTTGGGGGCGGGACTCGGCGGAACCGACACCGAAATTTATGCTGAACGGTTCAGGAAGGGGCAGGCTGTCACGTTGTGTTCCACGGCCATGACCGATGGAGCGCAGTTTTTCGAACTTTTCAAGAGAACCCTGTCATATAAGAAATTGGCCGGGTTGACGCGCGGCCAACGGCGTATCGTGACCGATGAGCAGTTGATCGAGTGTTTTTCCTCGTTCATCGACATGGCCAATTATTATTCACCGCTCAACCCGGACGCTCCGTTTCATATTGAGGAATTGGAAATCAATCCCTTTGCCTACGCGGACTATCTGATGGTGCCGTTGGACGGGATGTGCCGTTTTTCCCGGCCCGGATCAGTGCCTGTCTCTCGGCCTGTTGACCAGATCGACGCGCTGTTGCATCCGAAGACCATCGGCATCATAGGGGTTTCTGCTTCACGGATGAATTTCGGTCGGATTATTGTGCGCAACATTCTTGGAGCGGGTTTTCCGTCTGAAAATGTGCGTATTATTCGGGCTGGTGAAACGAGTATCGACGGGGTCGCCTGTGTGCCTGATCTCGCATCTCTTGATTGTCCGCTCGATTTGTTTGTGGTGGCGGTGGGAGCGCAGCAGGTCCCGGCTCTTGTGGATAGTTTGGTGGAGCTGGACGCGGCCAAGGGAGTGATGCTCATTCCGGGTGGTTTGGGTGAAACCGAAGACAGCAAGGAGCGAGCCGCTGAAGTGGTGGCAAAGATTCGTGCGGCTCATGCCCGAGGAACCGGCCCGGTTTTTCTCGGTGGTAACTGCATGGGCGTCGTGTCCCGGCCCGGCAGATATGACACCTGGTTCATTCCTGAAGAAAAACT contains:
- a CDS encoding ATP-binding protein encodes the protein MTPDTRTLTKAYSLSRRSALLQMGLIGIIVLCFSAAIIGFNAYRLKLHLGEHTDNLSHLARISLASAVWQVDHASAKDFIDAVFQDEAVVFAEVVTGREVMAVKVRPHYADKPYSFFQNNRHFLTKSVEIKKYGDWIGTFRVAITTEKFHEEIGLYAVATLILAVLLIAAISLSAFLFTRKKFFAPLKQLETSASFIADGNLDAAIDTSAPNELGNLARAIDDMRESVRHLIDDLQEANSKLQNHQNILEMTVKERTEELEAKNQSLNTALQELSTSKKAAEVANKAKSNFLASMSHEIRTPMNAILGMADILWETDLSKAQAKYVSVFRTAGESLLEILDDILDLSKIEAGHLTLESTWFSLKKLTEKICTIIETKSDQKGLELTYSVSSQIPDRLQGDPTRLQQILLNLLGNAVKFTDSGSVDMTVQPTPGPAGKITIQFSITDTGVGISGDKLSTIFDSFTQADSSTTREFGGTGLGLAISKQLTQLMNGRIWAESTPGRGSTFHFTASFNADTNTKTPSGEGRVSKEEKPLPKASILMMEDSKYNAFVIQTYLKGTPCSLTVIENGLEGVEVFKQGGWDLILMDIQMPLMDGYSAIQAIRSWEATHDLARTPIAAMTAHALDEDAKRCLKAGADIHIPKPVKKSTLFNTIRHMTDTAFSHKNTEPDHT
- a CDS encoding acetate--CoA ligase family protein, with protein sequence MQTHFAFGSVQVSINYDAITALLTRADSQGRATLFEFEVYDLLRESGAETPPTCMLLERGTRPDDAVLSSFPGDSVVLKIVSPTIVHKSDVGGVRVARNTPDAIRSAWRRMLYDVPENYAAFLEKNPEAAPLPYQDLDGDALKEAIARDIRGVLLVEFMEPDSKEFGNELIVGIRKTREFGMVLGAGLGGTDTEIYAERFRKGQAVTLCSTAMTDGAQFFELFKRTLSYKKLAGLTRGQRRIVTDEQLIECFSSFIDMANYYSPLNPDAPFHIEELEINPFAYADYLMVPLDGMCRFSRPGSVPVSRPVDQIDALLHPKTIGIIGVSASRMNFGRIIVRNILGAGFPSENVRIIRAGETSIDGVACVPDLASLDCPLDLFVVAVGAQQVPALVDSLVELDAAKGVMLIPGGLGETEDSKERAAEVVAKIRAAHARGTGPVFLGGNCMGVVSRPGRYDTWFIPEEKLPELSGDPHRSAFISQSGAFMLTRLSQCPELNPSYMVSMGNQTDLTLGDMVAHFADSETVDVIAVYAEGFNNMDGLVFCQSVRRAILAGKDVIFYKAGRTPEGKSATSGHTASLAGEYPVCESCVRQAGAIVAQSFTQFQNLFMVAERLQGKVIRGNRLAAMSGAGFEAVGMADSIQSDDYRMELAPLSTKTTQALETLFVANGLDALVSVTNPLDITPGANDQVHVKAIRLLAEGDNVDAVVAGLDPMSPVMRTLADPDTPLTMDDERSIASLLADVLPTLETPVIGVVDGGRQYDPLADRLKASGLCTFRTSDQAVATLAQYIEGRLNSHFLRESFLKK
- a CDS encoding nitroreductase family protein is translated as MSLFSIDSKKCLKDGACAADCPVGCLVFEAGKIPVPHEKKQAYCLQCGHCVAVCPSGAITLNALPEPGVRKETALRVSNAQGEQFLRSRRSVRTFRDKPIPRETLASLLQTAEYAPSGHNARKTRWAVADSSEAVNRVANIVVQWMRREAEQETDLARSLHLPGIVRVWDSGRDLVCRNAPALAVAFGPKKGITPREDGVLAVSYLDLAATAAGLGGCWCGYVTTAAMHDPELRAMFGVSDDQMVYGSILLGWPVRAYPAVPPRAEPGVRWL
- a CDS encoding transporter substrate-binding domain-containing protein — translated: MDGTSIDGIDIRLVTALLQEIGYTPRFVPCPWIRGVAMIETGDADIISGILKRQDRENTMIFLEPPYKTRSAKVFYLRNNTPDIIHYTDLSHRSIGTQRGAQYFEQFDSDTSLNKQPIHNNALNFKKLISGRINTIIVTESIGDYLIAELHIADKVKKATFRYDSVIPVYFALSKKSSLVQCLPQLLKANRLLKESGAFDRIIDTFFERLHQPATPDQ
- a CDS encoding phage regulatory CII family protein, with protein sequence MFEKNVTKVVQDCILDSGIQAKVVAQKINKPYSTLMREINPFDVSAKLGAETLLDIMKVTHDVRPLKYMAVEMGYNLDSCTA
- a CDS encoding glutamine--tRNA ligase/YqeY domain fusion protein — protein: MSTKPDAPEKGKDFIRQIIDKDNETDKYGQRVHTRFPPEPNGYLHIGHAKSICLNFGLAREYGGKCNLRFDDTNPVKEEMEYVDSIRQDVEWLGFEWDANPFASNYFERLYFIAELFIKMGMAYVDHQSADKIRENRGTLKEPGINSPYRDRTVDENLSLFRAMKAGEMADGECILRGKIDMTAPNLMLRDPALYRIKHATHHRTGDTWCIYPMYDFTHGLSDAMEGITHSICTMEFENNRPVYDWCVNTLMKGLKQPELFGENATIYEELAALPGFNQRPWQYEFARLNITGTVLSKRKLIQLVQEGHVSGWDDPRMPTISGFRRRGFTPESIRDFCDRIGVAKAASTVEYALLEHCVRQDLNDRAARYMGVVDPVKLVIENYPDDQVDEFEMALHPEYESYGTRTVPFTKELWIERADFMENPPKKFFRMGPDREVRLRGAYYVLCTGYDTDENGTITEIRATYDPETKGGWLEGGRKVKGTMHWVSATKGIKAEVRNYTNLFSIDNPNAPEEGKTFVDYIDPNSQEILTECYVEPALATMAPGTNFQFERTGYFCADSKDHKPGEKLVFNRTATLRDSWAKIQKQMKK
- a CDS encoding TetR/AcrR family transcriptional regulator, producing MSKKEAILKAAQEAFAQKGFSGATVKDVANRADVSFGLVSHYFGSKQDLFLAAGFDMADRLIVQLAEATAHETNGLEAISRYMTAYFDFTEEHRNRFSILLRCSPFSHMETGLDAEKVAEKFSVFIDELKRCVSLGIADGSIRNLPLEETALIIYGNIVGSVRTSLLTPYESGNIFTETIKHVMRSLKYNPKSDNQ
- a CDS encoding ABC transporter substrate-binding protein, encoding MPLLQKKPWKVWWNQSHRALLALVIIGVLVPTQAHSMDSVRLALQWVPQAQFAGYIVAKEKGFYAAEGIDLTLLPGGPDVLASEQLATGNAEFATLFLTTGLQRRTTLPVVNIGQFVQQSALLLIAKTSSGIRAFSDLDGKRVGLWNNEFQIQARALFHQMGLDVTVIPQSSSLDLFLRDGVQAASGMWYNEYHTLLSYGLDTEDLQPLFFSEIGLNFPEDGIYCLEETATHHPELCRKLVKATIRGWQYAFAHTDETLDIILRHMQAAKVPANRPHQRWMLKRMEDIIIADTTTPLGVLREEDFKRVCQVLLETGFLKNAPTFTEFYKGAAR